A window of the Armatimonadota bacterium genome harbors these coding sequences:
- a CDS encoding MFS transporter, giving the protein MTGGPTPPRARAGLSRNVVVLGLVSLLTDISSEMTITLLPLFLFNDLGVRTTVIGLIEGVAETTAGVTRIFSGWLSDVWGKRKGLAVIGYSLSALSKPFLYVANAWPTALGVRFADRLGKGIRTSPRDALIADSSAEGRRGLSFGFHRAADSAGAFIGLGAAAVIVYAAQRHAHLLQAGVYRHLVLYAMIPGFLAVAVLALFVRETGSGRRPGAAPRLSLRGFDRRFRFFVVIMIIFTLGNSSDAFLVLRAQNVGLSVFGISLLLVAFNAVYAVVATPAGALSDRWGRTRIIAVAWGLYAAVYLGFALAHAAWHIWALFALYGAYYGMAEGTARALVGDVVRPDQRGTAYGVFNAATAITALPASLIAGALWEGVGGWPGLGPAAPFYFGAGMSLLALVLLAAWLPRAQVAPPRAQNS; this is encoded by the coding sequence ATGACCGGCGGGCCAACCCCGCCGCGCGCCAGGGCCGGGCTCAGCCGCAATGTCGTCGTCCTCGGCCTCGTCAGCCTGCTGACCGACATCAGCAGCGAGATGACGATCACCCTGCTCCCGCTGTTCCTCTTCAACGACCTGGGGGTGCGCACCACCGTCATCGGCCTCATCGAGGGGGTGGCCGAGACCACGGCCGGCGTCACCCGCATCTTTTCGGGGTGGCTCAGCGATGTGTGGGGCAAGCGCAAGGGGCTGGCCGTCATCGGCTACAGCCTATCCGCCCTGAGCAAGCCCTTCCTCTATGTCGCGAATGCGTGGCCGACGGCGCTGGGGGTGCGCTTCGCCGATCGCCTGGGCAAGGGCATCCGCACCTCGCCCCGCGACGCGCTCATCGCCGACTCCAGCGCCGAGGGGCGCCGCGGCCTGAGCTTCGGTTTCCACCGCGCCGCCGACAGCGCGGGGGCCTTCATCGGCCTGGGGGCGGCGGCCGTCATCGTCTATGCCGCGCAGCGCCACGCGCATCTGCTGCAGGCGGGGGTCTATCGTCACCTGGTGCTCTACGCGATGATTCCCGGCTTCCTGGCGGTGGCGGTGCTGGCGCTGTTCGTGCGCGAGACGGGCAGCGGGCGCCGGCCCGGCGCGGCGCCGCGTCTCTCCCTGCGCGGCTTCGACCGGCGCTTCCGGTTCTTCGTCGTCATCATGATCATCTTCACCCTCGGCAACTCCAGCGACGCCTTCCTGGTGCTGCGGGCGCAGAACGTGGGGCTATCCGTGTTCGGCATCTCGCTGCTGCTGGTGGCGTTCAACGCGGTGTACGCGGTAGTGGCGACACCGGCGGGGGCGCTGTCGGACCGGTGGGGGCGCACCCGCATCATCGCCGTCGCCTGGGGGCTCTACGCGGCGGTCTATCTGGGCTTCGCGTTGGCCCATGCCGCCTGGCACATCTGGGCGCTGTTCGCGCTCTACGGGGCGTACTACGGCATGGCCGAGGGGACGGCGCGCGCGCTGGTGGGGGACGTGGTGCGCCCCGACCAGCGCGGCACCGCCTACGGCGTCTTCAACGCGGCGACCGCGATCACCGCGCTGCCGGCGAGCCTGATCGCGGGGGCGCTGTGGGAGGGCGTGGGCGGCTGGCCGGGGCTGGGGCCGGCGGCGCCGTTCTACTTCGGGGCCGGGATGTCGCTGCTGGCGCTGGTGCTGCTGGCAGCGTGGCTGCCGCGGGCGCAGGTCGCACCGCCGCGCGCGCAGAACTCATAG
- a CDS encoding helicase C-terminal domain-containing protein has protein sequence MSAPRQEPAKEPLPFDAQAMLGPDGPLARGLAGYEFRQPQVDMASLVWEVINAGGHAVVEAGTGTGKSLAYLLPALHARRAVLVSTYTINLQEQLLRHDLPRLREWLGLDFRAALMKGRGNFICRRKVAQLSSAGEQRGLFESADEVRRFRDLAAWCAVTETGDRAELEFEPRAGLWAEVACAADDCHRWKCKFRAACYYYRARAQMEEADLVVCNHALFMANFRLAAIDPELAPLGPREVLVFDEAHHLADVAANALGLTFTNYRIPDFARRARHLLGRAEGAVEAAVEFDHAADRVEQTNRELFERFPLLTRDRVRLNALPSGEIEGARAAAAETADRLTTAAVSLRQSGLDGEDRESALNLAQRAETMAEELPLLFDLSPEWASWVEVAVGRRQVRSTLHRHPVEVAAELAEGLFENPALRSVILTSATLAVGKSFAFMRRRLGIAQAAELLAPSPFDYAAQCLAYAPSDLPPPDDPGFPEELAARIERILRATQGRAFVLFTSYRLLDELGARLTESLPYPVLRQGEMPKWRLLEQFKRTPSAVLLGTDSFWEGVDVQGEQLSCIIITRLPFTVPDEPLEQARVERIEAQGGNAFREYSLPRAVLKLKQGFGRLIRTRSDRGLFCVLDSRLHSRSYGRWFAASLPPMREIAEPEEAGDFLAPGAGRAARDPSRQAETPARTTRTARRRR, from the coding sequence ATGAGTGCCCCGCGCCAGGAGCCCGCGAAAGAGCCCCTTCCCTTCGACGCGCAGGCGATGCTGGGGCCTGACGGCCCGCTGGCGCGCGGCCTGGCGGGGTATGAGTTTCGCCAACCGCAGGTGGACATGGCGTCGCTGGTGTGGGAGGTCATCAACGCCGGCGGGCACGCCGTGGTCGAGGCCGGCACCGGCACCGGCAAGTCGCTCGCGTACCTGCTGCCGGCGCTGCACGCGCGGCGCGCGGTGCTGGTCAGCACCTACACCATCAACCTCCAGGAGCAGCTCCTGCGCCACGACCTGCCGCGGCTGCGCGAGTGGCTGGGGCTCGACTTCCGCGCGGCGCTGATGAAGGGGCGCGGCAATTTCATCTGCCGGCGCAAGGTGGCGCAGCTATCGAGCGCGGGCGAGCAGCGCGGGCTGTTCGAGAGCGCGGACGAAGTGCGCCGCTTTCGCGACCTGGCGGCGTGGTGCGCGGTGACCGAGACCGGCGACCGCGCCGAGTTGGAGTTCGAGCCGCGCGCCGGGTTGTGGGCGGAGGTGGCGTGCGCCGCTGACGACTGCCACCGCTGGAAGTGCAAGTTCCGCGCCGCATGTTACTACTACCGCGCGCGGGCGCAGATGGAGGAAGCGGACCTGGTCGTCTGCAACCACGCGCTGTTCATGGCCAACTTCCGCCTGGCCGCGATTGATCCCGAGCTGGCGCCGCTGGGCCCGCGCGAGGTGCTGGTGTTCGACGAGGCGCACCACCTCGCCGACGTCGCCGCCAACGCCCTGGGCTTGACCTTCACCAACTATCGCATCCCCGATTTCGCGCGCCGCGCGCGCCATCTGCTGGGGCGCGCGGAGGGAGCAGTCGAGGCCGCGGTCGAGTTCGACCACGCCGCCGACCGCGTGGAGCAGACCAACCGCGAGCTGTTCGAGCGCTTCCCGCTGCTGACCCGCGATCGCGTGCGCCTGAACGCGCTGCCGTCGGGCGAAATCGAGGGCGCGCGCGCCGCCGCCGCCGAAACCGCCGATCGCCTGACCACGGCCGCCGTTAGCTTGCGCCAGTCGGGGCTGGACGGCGAGGACCGCGAGAGCGCGCTAAACCTGGCGCAGCGCGCGGAAACCATGGCGGAGGAGCTGCCTCTGCTGTTCGACCTCAGCCCGGAGTGGGCGAGCTGGGTCGAGGTCGCGGTGGGGAGGCGCCAGGTGCGCTCTACCTTGCACCGCCACCCGGTGGAGGTGGCGGCGGAGCTGGCGGAGGGGCTGTTCGAGAACCCCGCGCTGCGCAGTGTCATCCTCACCTCCGCCACCCTGGCGGTGGGCAAGAGCTTCGCCTTCATGCGCCGCCGGCTTGGCATCGCCCAGGCGGCGGAACTGCTCGCGCCCTCGCCCTTCGATTACGCCGCCCAGTGCCTGGCCTACGCCCCATCGGACCTGCCCCCGCCCGACGATCCGGGCTTCCCCGAGGAGCTGGCGGCGCGCATCGAGCGCATCCTGCGGGCGACCCAGGGGCGCGCGTTCGTGCTCTTCACCTCCTATCGCCTGCTGGACGAGCTGGGGGCGCGGCTCACTGAGAGCCTCCCCTACCCGGTGCTGCGGCAGGGCGAGATGCCGAAATGGCGGCTGCTGGAGCAGTTCAAGCGCACGCCGTCGGCGGTGCTGCTCGGCACCGATTCATTCTGGGAGGGGGTGGACGTGCAGGGGGAGCAGTTGAGCTGCATCATCATTACCCGCCTGCCGTTCACCGTGCCCGACGAGCCGTTGGAGCAGGCGCGGGTGGAGCGCATCGAGGCGCAGGGGGGGAACGCGTTTCGCGAGTATTCCCTGCCGCGGGCGGTGCTCAAGCTCAAGCAGGGGTTCGGGCGGCTCATCCGCACCCGCAGCGACCGCGGGCTGTTCTGCGTGCTCGATTCGCGCCTGCACTCGCGCAGCTACGGGCGCTGGTTCGCCGCCAGCCTGCCGCCCATGCGCGAGATCGCCGAGCCGGAGGAGGCCGGCGATTTCCTCGCTCCCGGCGCCGGCCGGGCGGCGCGCGATCCGAGCCGTCAGGCGGAAACCCCCGCGCGCACCACGCGTACCGCGCGCCGCCGCAGGTAA